Proteins encoded by one window of Dioscorea cayenensis subsp. rotundata cultivar TDr96_F1 chromosome 20, TDr96_F1_v2_PseudoChromosome.rev07_lg8_w22 25.fasta, whole genome shotgun sequence:
- the LOC120251922 gene encoding protein indeterminate-domain 7-like yields MSNNMITTTTAASMEASGAASSTQVLKRKRNLPGNPDPDAEVIALSPKTLMATNRFVCEICNKGFQRDQNLQLHRRGHNLPWKLKQRPTNKEVKKKVYICPEVSCIHHDPSRALGDLTGIKKHYSRKHGEKKWKCDKCSKKYAVQSDWKAHTKICGTREYRCDCGTLFSRRDSFITHRAFCDALAEESARSIPSSSSTAASASATHTHTTTSASASASAANACQQVGFGNQVEYFHEYSYENNKHLGKAAGSGHLSATALLQKAAEMGAGSGRTQESTLMAGHTSCSGLSVAGV; encoded by the exons ATGTCCAATAATATGATCACCACAACAACTGCTGCATCAATGGAAGCAAGTGGTGCTGCTTCATCAACTCAAGTTCTCAAAAGGAAGAGAAATCTCCCAGGAAACCCAG ACCCAGATGCAGAAGTGATAGCACTATCACCAAAAACCCTCATGGCAACAAACAGGTTTGTGTGTGAGATATGCAACAAGGGATTCCAAAGAGACCAGAACCTGCAACTCCACAGAAGAGGTCACAACCTGCCATGGAAACTCAAGCAAAGACCAACAAACAaagaggtgaagaagaaggtgtACATATGCCCAGAAGTCTCTTGCATCCACCATGACCCATCTAGAGCTCTTGGAGATCTCACTGGGATTAAGAAACACTACAGCAGGAAACATGGTGAGAAGAAGTGGAAATGTGACAAGTGTTCCAAAAAATATGCTGTTCAATCTGATTGGAAAGCTCACACAAAGATTTGTGGCACAAGAGAGTATAGATGTGATTGTGGGACTTTGTTCTCAAGAAGAGATAGTTTCATAACTCACAGAGCCTTTTGTGATGCATTGGCTGAAGAGAGTGCAAGATCAataccatcttcttcttctactgctgcTTCTGCTTCTGCTACTCATACTCATACTACTACTAGTGCTAGTGCTAGTGCTAGTGCTGCAAATGCTTGCCAACAAGTTGGTTTTGGTAACCAAGTGGAGTATTTTCATGAGTATTCATATGAGAATAATAAGCACTTGGGAAAAGCTGCAGGTTCTGGGCATTTGTCAGCTACTGCATTGCTGCAAAAAGCTGCAGAAATGGGGGCAGGCAGTGGGAGGACACAAGAAAGTACTTTGATGGCTGGTCATACATCTTGCAGTGGTTTGTCTGTTGCAGGGGTTTGA
- the LOC120251921 gene encoding LOW QUALITY PROTEIN: calumenin-like (The sequence of the model RefSeq protein was modified relative to this genomic sequence to represent the inferred CDS: deleted 1 base in 1 codon) translates to MAALSAFVYVTLGLLLLVLLASYSPSSRLHHHGSHRRLKLRDPAAPPSPPGRHHAAPFDPLIAEIELHRDDREWERTHFDMPAAPGHEPQPEWEDFIDAEDYINDEDRFNVTHRIVLLFPKIDVAPIDGRISLDELTDWNLQQAGREVMHRTKRDMDLHDKNHDGFVSFDEYEPPSWSLNAEDGSTWWKREHFDASDVDGNGVLNLTEFNDFLHPADSSSPKLIHWLCKEEIRERDKDKDGKLNFQEYFHGLFDSIRNYEEAYNQSDSMEAPANKLFKELDKDNDGFLSVDELIPVISNLHPSERYYAKQQAEYVITQADADKDGQLSLKEMVEHPYVFYSSIFTEDDDDSDYHDEFR, encoded by the exons atggCGGCCCTCTCTGCCTTCGTATACGTGACCCTCGGCCttctcctcctcgtcctcctcgCCTCTTACTCTCCTTCTTCCCGCCTCCATCACCACGGCTCCCACCGCCGCCTCAAACTCCGCGATCCCGCCGCCCCGCCGTCACCCCCTGGTCGCCACCATGCCGCACCT TTCGACCCCCTTATTGCTGAGATCGAGCTTCACCGTGATGATCGCGAGTGGGAGCGCACCCACTTTGACATGCCCGCCGCCCCCGGCCACGAACCCCAGCCGGAATGGGAGGACTTTATTGACGCCGAGGACTACATCAATGATGAGGATCGATTCAATGTCACTCACCGTATTGTCCTCTTGTTCCCCAAGATCGATGTCGCCCCGATTGACGGTCGCATCAGCCTGGATGAACTCACGGATTGGAATCTTCAGCAGGCCGGACGTGAGGTGATGCACCGGACAAAGAGGGACATGGATCTGCACGATAAGAATCACGATGGGTTCGTTTCGTTTGACGAGTATGAGCCGCCGTCCTGGTCTCTGAATGCTGAAG ATGGCTCAACTTGGTGGAAGAGAGAGCACTTTGATGCTTCAGATGTAGATGGGAATGGTGTTTTAAATCTCACTGAATTTAATGA CTTCCTCCATCCAGCAGATAGCAGTAGCCCCAAGCTGATTCATTGGTTGTGCAAAGAAGAGATAAG GGAGAGAGACAAAGATAAAGATGGGAAGCTAAACTTTCAGGAGTATTTCCATGGCTTGTTTGACTCAATCCGGAATTATGAAGAGGCTTACAATCAGTCAGATTCAATGGAGGCACCagctaataaattatttaaagaacTTGACAAAGATAATGATGG GTTTCTGTCTGTTGATGAACTGATTCCTGTAATCAGTAATCTTCACCCTTCGGAGCGTTACTATGCAAAACAACAAGCTGAGTATGTGATAACACAG GCAGATGCAGATAAAGATGGCCAACTCAGTTTGAAAGAGATGGTCGAGCACCCGTATGTATTCTATAGTTCAATTTTCACCGAGGACGATGATGACAGTGACTATCACGATGAATTCCGCTAA
- the LOC120251439 gene encoding protein HOTHEAD-like encodes MACKRDGHLLMFLFFLSILRPFQGRELPTKSKYSYLRTASSFSSTPEQEYDYIIVGGGTSGCPLAATLSKKYSVLVLERGGSPYGNLNVSYLQNFHISLADTSPTSPSQPFISTDGVINARARVLGGGTCINAGFYSRASQSFVRNAGWDLDLVNEAFPWVEKQIVQWPKLAPWQTALRNGLLQAGISPFNGYTYDHINGTKIGGTIFTKHGFRRTAADLLLAGNPKNLKVLLHATVQKILFDTKGLRPKAIGVVFKDECGRLHRAFVNGNSRSEVIVSSGTVGSPQLLLLSGIGPKNDLQKLNITVVRGNPHVGKGLSDNPMNSIFIPSKKPVKQSLIETVGITTFGSFIEASSGFGQSSDSIHCHHGIMSAEIGQLSTIPPSQRSLDSIKDYSKRKHEIPMEAFQGGFILEKIDGPLSVGQLTLLNTDIDTTPSITFNYFSHPSDLHRCVLGIRTIEKIIQTKQFADLIEDDAITMEMLLNMSVKANVNLIPKNTNDTASLEQFCRDTVITIWHYHGGCHAGKVLDHKYRVLGVDNLRVIDSSTFNSSPGTNPQATVLMLGRYMGVKIPERREWSMKGNQKGLVDLYMIFCG; translated from the exons atggCTTGCAAGAGAGATGGACATCTCCTcatgttcttgttttttctcaGCATACTTAGACCATTTCAAG GAAGGGAATTACCAACCAAATCCAAATACTCATATCTCAGAACAGCAAGCAGCTTCTCATCAACACCTGAACAAGAGTATGACTACATCATAGTGGGTGGAGGCACATCTGGCTGCCCTCTTGCTGCTACTCTCTCTAAGAAATACAGTGTGCTTGTTCTGGAGAGGGGTGGCTCCCCTTATGGCAATTTGAATGTCTCTTACTTACAGAACTTCCATATTTCTCTGGCTGATACCTCTCCCACCTCTCCTTCACAACCATTCATATCCACTGATGGAGTCATCAATGCCAGAGCAAGGGTCTTGGGAGGAGGAACTTGCATTAATGCTGGTTTCTACTCCAGAGCCAGCCAAAG CTTTGTGAGGAATGCCGGATGGGATTTAGACCTAGTAAATGAAGCATTTCCATGGGTTGAGAAGCAGATAGTCCAGTGGCCCAAGCTAGCACCATGGCAAACTGCACTAAGGAATGGACTTCTTCAAGCCGGTATCTCTCCTTTCAATGGATACACTTATGACCACATCAATGGAACTAAGATTGGGGGCACTATCTTCACCAAACATGGCTTCCGGCGAACAGCTGCTGATCTTCTTCTCGCCGGGAACCCGAAGAACCTCAAAGTCTTACTCCATGCCACTGTGCAGAAAATTCTTTTTGATACTAAAG GACTGAGACCGAAGGCGATAGGAGTGGTGTTCAAGGATGAATGTGGCCGCCTACACCGGGCTTTCGTCAATGGCAACAGTCGAAGTGAAGTTATTGTCTCTTCTGGTACAGTAGGCAGCCCCCAGCTGCTGCTCCTGAGCGGCATTGGTCCGAAAAATGATCTCCAGAAGCTAAACATCACGGTTGTTAGAGG CAACCCCCATGTCGGCAAAGGGCTTTCAGACAACCCCATGAACTCCATCTTCATACCTTCCAAGAAGCCTGTCAAGCAGTCCCTTATTGAAACTGTGGGAATTACGACATTCGGTTCCTTCATTGAGGCCAGCAGTGGCTTTGGCCAGTCCTCAGACAGCATCCATTGCCATCATGGTATCATGTCCGCCGAG ATTGGACAACTCTCCACCATTCCACCAAGCCAAAGAAGTCTGGATTCTATAAAGGATtattcaaaaagaaagcatgaaATCCCAATGGAGGCATTTCAAGGCGGCTTCATACTAGAAAAGATCGACGGTCCACTCTCTGTCGGTCAGCTCACATTGCTAAACACCGACATCGATACCACTCCATCCATCACCTTCAACTACTTCAGCCACCCTTCTGATCTCCATCGCTGTGTTCTCGGTATTCGTACTATCGAGAAGATCATACAAACAAAACAGTTTGCTGATCTTATTGAAGATGATGCTATCACCATGGAGATGCTTCTCAACATGAGTGTCAAAGCCAATGTGAATTTGATACCAAAGAACACCAATGACACAGCCTCATTAGAGCAATTCTGTCGAGACACTGTAATCACCATTTGGCATTACCATGGAGGATGCCATGCCGGCAAGGTGCTAGACCATAAATACCGTGTTCTCGGTGTCGATAATTTACGCGTCATTGATAGTTCTACTTTCAATTCCTCTCCTGGCACCAATCCTCAGGCCACTGTCCTGATGCTTGGAAG GTACATGGGAGTGAAGATCCCTGAAAGGAGAGAGTGGAGCATGAAGGGAAACCAGAAAGGATTAGTTGATTTATATATGATCTTTTGTGGATGA
- the LOC120251916 gene encoding probable LRR receptor-like serine/threonine-protein kinase At1g53430 translates to MLTSTLIRIDISYNSFNAPHAPSDCFTGFANLVSSYSSTDDNSIKSCLRRNNPCSGIPENHNLFINCGGRKMIIDGNEYQDDTINQGASDYHSFDEDKWAFSSTGYFMDVEDHPYIAKNVSPISSAFDSNPELYMTARLSPLSLTYYGLCLRNGNYTVNLHFAEIIFSDNKGRRFFDVFIQGKSVLRDFNIAKEANGTGRAIIKTFSVIVDSNTLEIHLQWAGQGTTNNPPREVQGTLISAIAVTPNFNLDTKPKLSKGAILGIVAAGCAVTVLISVLVFFLLRKKDAENNELRGLELHTLIFTLKQIKDATRNFDPANKLGEGGFGPVYKGVLPDGSQIAVKQLSSKSSQGNREFVNEIGIISALQHPNLVKLYGCCIEGNQLLLIYEFMENNSLANALFGLGKDRLKLDWPTRHRICLGIARGLAYLHEETRLKIVHRDIKATNVLLDKHLNAKISDFGLAKLSDEDVTHISTRIAGTIGYMAPEYAMRGYLTDKADVYSFGVVMLETVTGLSNTSYRPKEDCVYLLDWAYILQEQGKLIELVDKSLGPNYSEEEAVMMLNLALTCTNSSPSLRPTMAAVVNIIEGKKPVSVLSMMDTGSNSNLSTWFEAFEILSDNNSQLVSSSTYHEPWMEPSVNTNVEEEEDTWISSTSRIISDYSH, encoded by the exons ATGTTGACAAGTACTCTAATTCGCAT TGATATATCTTACAACAGTTTTAACGCACCCCATGCACCAAGCGATTGTTTTACAGGCTTTGC GAATTTGGTATCTAGTTATTCATCAACAGATGACAATTC GATAAAATCTTGTTTGAGGAGGAACAACCCTTGCTCTGGGATACCAGAAA ATCACAACTTGTTTATAAACTGTGGCGGCCGCAAGATGATCATTGATGGGAATGAGTATCAAGATGACACTATCAATCAAGGAGCATCAGATTACCATTCTTTTGATGAAGATAAATGGGCATTTAGTTCTACTGGTTACTTTATGGATGTCGAAGACCACCCATACATAGCGAAAAATGTGTCTCCCATATCCAGCGCTTTCGATTCTAATCCTGAATTGTACATGACTGCTCGTCTCAGCCCTCTCTCGCTTACATACTATGGCCTCTGTCTTCGGAATGGAAATTATACAGTGAACCTCCACTTTGCTGAGATAATATTCAGTGATAATAAAGGAAGGCGCTTCTTTGATGTGTTTATTCAG GGCAAGAGTGTGTTGAGGGATTTCAATATTGCAAAAGAAGCTAATGGGACAGGTCGGGCAATCATCAAGACCTTCAGTGTCATAGTAGATAGCAACACTTTGGAGATTCACTTGCAGTGGGCTGGGCAAGGGACCACTAACAATCCTCCTCGGGAAGTGCAAGGAACACTAATTTCAGCTATTGCAGTTACACCCA ACTTTAATCTGGATACCAAACCTAAGTTATCTAAAGGGGCTATTTTGGGCATTGTGGCTGCTGGTTGTGCAGTGACTGTTTTGATCTCGGTACTtgtcttctttttgttgagaAAAAAAGATGCTGAAAACAATG AACTTCGAGGCCTGGAGTTGCACACTTTAATTTTCACCttaaaacaaatcaaagatgCAACCAGGAACTTTGATCCTGCCAATAAGTTAGGAGAAGGCGGTTTTGGACCGGTTTACAAG GGTGTACTGCCAGATGGTTCTCAGATTGCTGTGAAGCAACTTTCTTCAAAGTCTAGTCAAGGTAATCGCGAATTTGTAAATGAGATAGGAATAATATCTGCTCTACAGCATCCCAATCTTGTCAAGCTTTATGGCTGTTGCATTGAGGGGAACCAGTTATTGCTAATCTATGAATTCATGGAAAACAACAGCCTCGCAAATGCTCTTTTTG GTCTTGGAAAAGACCGACTAAAATTGGATTGGCCAACAAGGCATAGAATTTGCTTGGGCATAGCTCGAGGCTTGGCATATCTCCATGAGGAAACAAGGTTGAAAATTGTTCACAGAGACATCAAGGCAACTAATGTTCTGCTTGATAAACATCTCAATGCAAAAATATCCGACTTTGGTCTGGCTAAACTTTCTGATGAAGATGTAACCCACATAAGCACTCGGATTGCTGGAACTAT AGGATATATGGCACCTGAATATGCAATGAGAGGTTACTTGACAGACAAAGCAGATGTTTACAGCTTCGGAGTGGTCATGTTAGAGACTGTCACTGGATTGAGTAACACTAGCTACAGACCAAAAGAAGACTGCGTGTATCTTCTTGATTGG GCTTATATTCTACAAGAGCAGGGCAAGTTAATTGAACTTGTTGACAAGAGTCTTGGTCCAAATTACTCAGAGGAAGAGGCTGTGATGATGTTGAATTTAGCTCTCACATGCACCAATTCTTCTCCATCTCTCAGGCCTACAATGGCGGCTGTAGTGAACATCATCGAAGGCAAGAAGCCTGTGTCGGTGTTATCCATGATGGACACGGGCTCAAACAGTAATCTCAGCACTTGGTTTGAGGCCTTTGAGATACTCTCTGACAACAATAGCCAGTTAGTGAGCTCATCAACATATCATGAGCCGTGGATGGAGCCTTCAGTGAATACAAATGttgaagaggaagaagacacGTGGATTTCATCAACAAGCAGGATTATTTCTGATTATTCGCATTGA